A window from Lytechinus pictus isolate F3 Inbred chromosome 9, Lp3.0, whole genome shotgun sequence encodes these proteins:
- the LOC129268095 gene encoding PHD finger protein 21A-like isoform X1, producing MSNKDLEKLQLLLRKEIQTHQILVTKIRSEPNNVELRKNLQDQQAKITSLSEKQKKVVEQLRSDLGVRKPLAQHEGVHKITQLQISAQPLTTSQHLNIPNRVKANMLGNPTTKQQVAPATIHTTTTTAMPITGGGGGGGAQHTPSTPTRLSILTNKPSVISIKVPNITNRLNSVVKRPTSQNLSKELDYMAKQYKRQFLSTRPKDNPLPSSISSIAISQSSTSSSSTSFTTSCQKKPLTAEETKLEFMASIGLVTPKTAQTLQSKRSERKRRSTANPQFSKFDKHELESRRSATSYLAAANGWSGEKRRKAARPARFADGAGSENVGVNGVPKQESDGHEDICAVCRQIGELLMCDTCNLVYHLGCLDPPLSSVPPGAWSCPQCKLKGKDKPENWQGTLAVVHAFLSHKQSMEDEKKKLGRRAAELRMQRVQLEEKAKHLNDAITKQSKANESLMTSFRKTESTITQLKDFLSSFQVKTEPMDSQ from the exons ATGTCTAATAAAGATCTGGAGAAGCTGCAGCTATTGTTGCGAAAGGAAATACAAACCCATCAG ATACTTGTGACAAAGATCAGGAGTGAACCAAAT AATGTAGAACTGCGTAAGAACCTTCAAGACCAGCAGGCAAAGATTACTTCTCTCAGTGAAAAGCAG aaaaaagTTGTTGAACAGCTGCGCTCTGATCTTGGTGTGAGGAAACCGTTGGCACAACATGAAGGGGTACAT aaaatcaCACAACTTCAAATCAGTGCACAGCCCCTGACAACATCACAACACCTCAACATCCCTAATCGTGTGAAGGCCAACATGCTCGGCAATCCAACCACTAAGCAACAAGTAGCACCTGCAACCATccataccaccaccaccactgccaTGCCCATTACCggtggaggagggggagggggcgccCAGCACACCCCTTCCACCCCCACTCGACTGTCCATCCTCACAAACAAACCATCAGTGATTAGCATCAAGGTGCCAAATATCACCAATCGGTTGAACTCCGTGGTGAAGAGACCAACTTCACAGAACTTGTCTAAG GAACTTGACTATATGGCAAAGCAATACAAGCGTCAATTTCTTTCTACGAGACCTAAAGACAATCCACTGCCCTCATCAATATCAAGTATCGCCATCTCTCAGTCATCAACGTCATCCTCTTCTACAAGTTTTACGACAAGCTGCCAGAAGAAGCCTCTAACTGCCGAAGAAACA AAACTTGAATTCATGGCGTCCATTGGCCTGGTCACCCCAAAGACGGCACAGACATTACAGAGTAAGAGAtcagaaaggaaaagaagaagtaCTGCTAATCCACAGTTCTCAAAGTTTGACAAACATGAATTAGAA AGTCGGAGATCGGCCACAAGTTATCTAGCTGCTGCAAACGGATGGTCaggagagaagagaagaaaag CTGCCAGACCTGCAAGGTTTGCAGATGGTGCTGGGTCGGAAAATGTAGGAGTCAATGGTGTTCCTAAACAAGAGTCTGAT GGCCATGAGGATATATGTGCAGTATGCAGGCAGATCGGAGAGCTATTGATGTGTGATACCTGTAACCTTGTCTATCACCTGGGCTGCCTTGACCCGCCCCTCTCCTCAGTACCCCCAGGAGCCTGGAGCTGTCCTCAATGCAAG TTAAAAGGCAAAGACAAACCGGAGAACTGGCAAGGGACCTTGGCCGTCGTGCATGCCTTCTTATCCCACAAGCAGTCGATGGAAGATGAGAAGAAGAAACTTGGTCGGCGGGCAGCAGAGCTCAGGATGCAGAGGGTTCAACTAGAGGAAAAAGCTAAACATCTCAATGATGCTATCACA AAACAAAGCAAAGCTAATGAATCCCTGATGACGTCCTTCCGCAAGACGGAATCAACGATCACCCAACTCAAAGACTTcctatcaagctttcaggtcaagACAGAACCCATGGACAGCCAATAA
- the LOC129268095 gene encoding PHD finger protein 21A-like isoform X2 yields the protein MSNKDLEKLQLLLRKEIQTHQILVTKIRSEPNNVELRKNLQDQQAKITSLSEKQKKVVEQLRSDLGVRKPLAQHEGKITQLQISAQPLTTSQHLNIPNRVKANMLGNPTTKQQVAPATIHTTTTTAMPITGGGGGGGAQHTPSTPTRLSILTNKPSVISIKVPNITNRLNSVVKRPTSQNLSKELDYMAKQYKRQFLSTRPKDNPLPSSISSIAISQSSTSSSSTSFTTSCQKKPLTAEETKLEFMASIGLVTPKTAQTLQSKRSERKRRSTANPQFSKFDKHELESRRSATSYLAAANGWSGEKRRKAARPARFADGAGSENVGVNGVPKQESDGHEDICAVCRQIGELLMCDTCNLVYHLGCLDPPLSSVPPGAWSCPQCKLKGKDKPENWQGTLAVVHAFLSHKQSMEDEKKKLGRRAAELRMQRVQLEEKAKHLNDAITKQSKANESLMTSFRKTESTITQLKDFLSSFQVKTEPMDSQ from the exons ATGTCTAATAAAGATCTGGAGAAGCTGCAGCTATTGTTGCGAAAGGAAATACAAACCCATCAG ATACTTGTGACAAAGATCAGGAGTGAACCAAAT AATGTAGAACTGCGTAAGAACCTTCAAGACCAGCAGGCAAAGATTACTTCTCTCAGTGAAAAGCAG aaaaaagTTGTTGAACAGCTGCGCTCTGATCTTGGTGTGAGGAAACCGTTGGCACAACATGAAGGG aaaatcaCACAACTTCAAATCAGTGCACAGCCCCTGACAACATCACAACACCTCAACATCCCTAATCGTGTGAAGGCCAACATGCTCGGCAATCCAACCACTAAGCAACAAGTAGCACCTGCAACCATccataccaccaccaccactgccaTGCCCATTACCggtggaggagggggagggggcgccCAGCACACCCCTTCCACCCCCACTCGACTGTCCATCCTCACAAACAAACCATCAGTGATTAGCATCAAGGTGCCAAATATCACCAATCGGTTGAACTCCGTGGTGAAGAGACCAACTTCACAGAACTTGTCTAAG GAACTTGACTATATGGCAAAGCAATACAAGCGTCAATTTCTTTCTACGAGACCTAAAGACAATCCACTGCCCTCATCAATATCAAGTATCGCCATCTCTCAGTCATCAACGTCATCCTCTTCTACAAGTTTTACGACAAGCTGCCAGAAGAAGCCTCTAACTGCCGAAGAAACA AAACTTGAATTCATGGCGTCCATTGGCCTGGTCACCCCAAAGACGGCACAGACATTACAGAGTAAGAGAtcagaaaggaaaagaagaagtaCTGCTAATCCACAGTTCTCAAAGTTTGACAAACATGAATTAGAA AGTCGGAGATCGGCCACAAGTTATCTAGCTGCTGCAAACGGATGGTCaggagagaagagaagaaaag CTGCCAGACCTGCAAGGTTTGCAGATGGTGCTGGGTCGGAAAATGTAGGAGTCAATGGTGTTCCTAAACAAGAGTCTGAT GGCCATGAGGATATATGTGCAGTATGCAGGCAGATCGGAGAGCTATTGATGTGTGATACCTGTAACCTTGTCTATCACCTGGGCTGCCTTGACCCGCCCCTCTCCTCAGTACCCCCAGGAGCCTGGAGCTGTCCTCAATGCAAG TTAAAAGGCAAAGACAAACCGGAGAACTGGCAAGGGACCTTGGCCGTCGTGCATGCCTTCTTATCCCACAAGCAGTCGATGGAAGATGAGAAGAAGAAACTTGGTCGGCGGGCAGCAGAGCTCAGGATGCAGAGGGTTCAACTAGAGGAAAAAGCTAAACATCTCAATGATGCTATCACA AAACAAAGCAAAGCTAATGAATCCCTGATGACGTCCTTCCGCAAGACGGAATCAACGATCACCCAACTCAAAGACTTcctatcaagctttcaggtcaagACAGAACCCATGGACAGCCAATAA